The Thermus brockianus genome window below encodes:
- the pruA gene encoding L-glutamate gamma-semialdehyde dehydrogenase, protein MTVEPFRNQPIETFQSEEARREMKEALRRVRAEFGRHWGLYIDGAWVDTPAKILSLNPSAPREVVGSTAKAGRAEAEAALEAAWRAFRTWKDWPQEDRSRLLLKAAALMKRRRRELEATLVYEIGKNWVEASAEVAEAIDFLEYYARQALKYKYPSVEVVPYPGEDNESFYIPLGAGVVIAPWNFPIAIFTGMIAGPVVVGNTVVAKPAEDTVVIAAKVFEIFHEAGFPPGVVNFLPGEGKEVGAYLVEHPRTRFINFTGSLEVGLWIHEAAAKLAPGQRWIKRVFLELGGKDAILVDETADLEAATEGILVSAYGFQGQKCSAASRLIVTEKAFEPLMERVLARASRLVVGPAEENPDLGPVASKAQEEKILSYIEIGKGEGRLVLGGKRLEGEGYFIAPTVFTEVPPKARIAQEEIFGPVLSVIRVKDFAEALEVANDTVYGLTGGVYSRKREHLEWARREFHVGNLYFNRKITGALVGVQPFGGFNLSGTDTKAGGPDYLLHFLQMKTVAERF, encoded by the coding sequence ATGACGGTGGAACCTTTTCGCAACCAGCCCATAGAGACCTTCCAGTCCGAGGAAGCGAGGCGGGAGATGAAGGAGGCCCTAAGGCGGGTCCGGGCCGAGTTCGGCCGCCACTGGGGCCTCTACATAGACGGGGCCTGGGTGGACACCCCGGCGAAGATCCTCTCCCTAAACCCCTCGGCCCCGAGGGAGGTGGTGGGGAGCACGGCCAAGGCGGGGCGGGCGGAGGCGGAGGCCGCCCTCGAGGCCGCCTGGCGGGCCTTCCGCACCTGGAAGGACTGGCCCCAGGAGGACCGGAGCCGCCTCCTCCTCAAGGCTGCCGCCCTCATGAAAAGGCGCAGGCGGGAGCTAGAGGCCACCTTGGTCTACGAGATCGGCAAGAACTGGGTGGAGGCCAGCGCCGAGGTGGCGGAGGCCATTGACTTCCTGGAGTACTACGCCCGCCAGGCCCTCAAGTACAAGTACCCCTCGGTGGAGGTGGTGCCCTACCCTGGGGAGGACAACGAGAGCTTCTACATCCCCTTGGGGGCCGGGGTGGTCATCGCCCCCTGGAACTTTCCCATCGCCATCTTCACCGGGATGATCGCCGGGCCCGTGGTGGTGGGGAACACCGTGGTGGCCAAGCCCGCCGAGGACACCGTGGTCATCGCCGCCAAGGTCTTTGAAATCTTCCACGAGGCGGGCTTCCCCCCCGGGGTGGTGAACTTCCTGCCCGGGGAGGGGAAGGAGGTGGGGGCCTACCTGGTGGAGCACCCCAGGACCCGGTTCATCAACTTTACGGGGAGCCTCGAGGTGGGGCTTTGGATCCACGAGGCGGCGGCCAAGCTGGCCCCTGGGCAGCGGTGGATCAAGCGGGTCTTCCTGGAGCTCGGCGGCAAGGACGCCATCCTCGTGGACGAGACCGCCGACCTGGAGGCGGCCACGGAGGGCATCTTGGTTTCCGCCTACGGCTTCCAGGGGCAGAAGTGCTCGGCGGCAAGCCGCCTCATCGTCACGGAGAAGGCCTTTGAGCCCCTCATGGAGCGGGTTCTGGCGCGGGCGAGCCGGTTGGTGGTGGGCCCGGCGGAGGAGAACCCCGACCTCGGCCCCGTGGCCTCCAAGGCCCAGGAGGAGAAAATCCTCTCCTACATTGAAATCGGCAAGGGGGAAGGCAGGCTCGTCCTTGGGGGCAAGCGCCTGGAGGGGGAGGGCTACTTCATCGCCCCCACGGTCTTCACCGAGGTGCCTCCCAAGGCGAGGATCGCCCAGGAGGAGATCTTCGGCCCGGTGCTCTCCGTGATCCGGGTAAAGGACTTCGCCGAGGCCCTGGAGGTGGCGAACGATACCGTCTACGGCCTCACGGGCGGGGTCTATTCCCGCAAGCGCGAGCACCTGGAATGGGCCAGGCGGGAGTTCCACGTGGGCAACCTCTACTTCAACCGCAAGATCACGGGGGCCCTGGTGGGGGTGCAGCCCTTTGGCGGCTTCAACCTCTCGGGCACGGACACCAAGGCCGGGGGGCCCGACTACCTCCTCCACTTCCTCCAGATGAAGACGGTGGCCGAGCGCTTCTAG
- the trpD gene encoding anthranilate phosphoribosyltransferase, giving the protein MEVVRKALLGEVLAEEEAYRLMQALMRGEVSPVRAAGVLTAMALRGERPHEIAAMARAMREAARPLQVDRRPLLDIVGTGGDHKGLLNLSTLAALVAAAGGVAVAKHGNRAASSQAGSADLLEALGVDLEAPPERVGEAIEALGFGFLFARVFHPAMRHVAPVRAELGIRTVFNLLGPLTNPAGADAYVLGVYSERWLSPMAEALERLGARGLVVHGEGADELVLGENRVAEVGKGVYTLTPEAVGLERAPLEALKGGTPQENAERARRLLKGEEKGPAAQAVALAAGAGLYAAGAVASLEAGVRRAQEVLASGEAYLLLERYVAFLKA; this is encoded by the coding sequence ATGGAGGTAGTGCGGAAGGCGCTTTTGGGCGAGGTTTTGGCGGAGGAGGAGGCTTACCGCCTCATGCAGGCCCTGATGCGGGGGGAGGTTTCCCCGGTGCGGGCGGCGGGGGTGCTCACCGCCATGGCCCTAAGGGGGGAAAGGCCCCACGAGATCGCCGCCATGGCCCGGGCCATGCGGGAGGCGGCGAGGCCCTTGCAGGTGGACAGGCGCCCCCTTTTGGACATCGTGGGCACCGGGGGGGACCATAAGGGGCTCCTAAACCTCTCCACCCTGGCCGCCCTGGTGGCGGCGGCGGGGGGGGTGGCGGTGGCCAAGCACGGGAACCGGGCGGCGAGCTCCCAAGCGGGCAGCGCCGACCTCCTGGAAGCCTTGGGGGTGGACCTGGAGGCCCCGCCCGAAAGGGTGGGGGAGGCCATAGAGGCCTTGGGCTTCGGCTTCCTCTTCGCCCGGGTCTTCCACCCCGCCATGCGCCACGTGGCCCCGGTGCGGGCGGAGCTTGGCATCCGCACCGTCTTCAACCTTTTGGGCCCCCTCACCAACCCCGCCGGGGCGGACGCCTACGTCCTCGGGGTCTATAGCGAAAGGTGGCTTTCCCCCATGGCCGAGGCCCTGGAGCGGCTTGGGGCCAGGGGGCTTGTGGTCCACGGGGAGGGGGCGGACGAGCTCGTCCTCGGGGAGAACCGGGTGGCGGAGGTGGGGAAGGGGGTTTACACCCTCACCCCGGAGGCGGTGGGCCTGGAGCGGGCCCCCCTCGAGGCCCTCAAGGGGGGCACCCCCCAGGAGAACGCCGAGCGGGCCCGGCGCCTCCTGAAAGGGGAGGAGAAAGGCCCCGCCGCCCAGGCGGTGGCCCTGGCGGCGGGGGCGGGGCTCTATGCGGCGGGGGCGGTGGCTAGCCTCGAGGCGGGCGTGCGCCGGGCCCAGGAGGTCCTGGCGAGCGGCGAGGCCTACCTCCTCCTGGAGCGGTACGTGGCCTTCCTCAAGGCCTAG
- a CDS encoding enoyl-CoA hydratase/isomerase family protein — protein MDLAERYPSLRFAWPRPGVLEISFQGEKLNAMDPPLHRALSQVWRDLEALPHLRAVLLRGEGGVFSAGGSFALIEEMRASRKALMRVLEEARDLVLGPLNFPRPVVAAVEKVAVGAGLALALSADIAVVGKKARLLDGHLRLGVAAGDHAVLLWPLLVGLAKAKYHLFLHEPLTGEEAERLGLVALAVEDEAVYGRALEVAERLAKGPKEALGHTKRALNHWLRTFLPHFELSLALEFLGFSGEELEEGLRALKEKREPQFP, from the coding sequence ATGGATCTAGCCGAGCGCTACCCCTCCTTGCGCTTCGCCTGGCCCAGGCCGGGGGTCCTGGAGATCTCCTTCCAGGGGGAGAAGCTCAACGCCATGGACCCCCCCCTCCACCGGGCCCTCTCCCAGGTGTGGCGGGACCTCGAGGCCCTCCCCCACCTCCGCGCCGTCCTCCTCAGGGGGGAAGGGGGCGTCTTCTCCGCCGGGGGCTCCTTTGCCCTCATAGAGGAGATGCGCGCTTCCCGCAAGGCCCTGATGCGGGTCTTGGAGGAGGCGAGGGACCTGGTCCTGGGGCCCCTCAACTTCCCCAGGCCCGTGGTGGCGGCGGTGGAGAAGGTGGCGGTGGGGGCGGGGCTCGCCCTGGCCCTTTCGGCGGACATCGCCGTGGTGGGCAAGAAGGCCCGCCTGCTGGACGGCCACCTCCGCCTTGGGGTGGCGGCGGGGGACCATGCGGTGCTCCTCTGGCCCCTTTTGGTGGGCCTGGCCAAGGCCAAGTACCACCTCTTCCTCCACGAGCCCCTCACCGGGGAGGAGGCGGAAAGGCTTGGCCTCGTGGCCCTGGCGGTGGAGGACGAGGCGGTCTACGGGCGGGCCCTGGAGGTGGCGGAGCGCCTGGCCAAGGGGCCCAAGGAAGCCTTGGGCCACACCAAGCGCGCTCTCAACCACTGGCTTCGCACCTTCCTCCCCCACTTTGAGCTCTCCCTGGCCTTGGAGTTTTTGGGCTTTTCCGGCGAGGAGCTGGAGGAGGGTCTCAGGGCCCTTAAGGAGAAGCGGGAACCCCAGTTCCCATGA
- a CDS encoding anthranilate synthase component II: MRVLVVDNYDSFTYNLVQYLGELGASPVVWRNDQFALEDVEALDPDRILISPGPCTPLEAGLSLPLIARYAPRYPILGVCLGHQAIGMAFGGKVVPAPVLMHGKVSEIHHDGTGVFRGLPSPFPATRYHSLVVVEVPEELRVNAWVEEAGGRTVMGFRHRAYPTHGVQFHPESYLTEAGKLILKNFLEDPWR, encoded by the coding sequence ATGCGGGTCTTGGTGGTGGACAACTACGATAGCTTCACCTACAACCTGGTGCAGTACCTGGGGGAGCTTGGGGCGAGCCCCGTGGTCTGGCGGAACGACCAGTTCGCCCTCGAGGACGTGGAGGCCCTGGACCCCGACCGCATCCTGATTAGCCCCGGGCCCTGTACCCCCTTGGAGGCGGGGCTTTCCCTACCCCTCATCGCCCGCTACGCCCCCCGCTACCCCATCCTCGGGGTCTGCCTGGGCCACCAGGCCATCGGCATGGCCTTCGGGGGGAAGGTGGTGCCGGCCCCCGTGCTCATGCACGGGAAGGTGAGCGAGATCCACCACGACGGCACCGGGGTCTTCCGGGGGCTCCCAAGCCCCTTCCCCGCCACCCGCTACCACTCCCTGGTGGTGGTGGAGGTGCCGGAGGAGCTCAGGGTGAACGCCTGGGTGGAGGAGGCGGGGGGGCGCACGGTGATGGGCTTCCGGCACCGGGCCTACCCCACCCACGGGGTGCAGTTCCACCCGGAAAGCTACCTCACCGAGGCGGGTAAACTCATCCTCAAGAACTTTTTGGAGGACCCATGGAGGTAG
- a CDS encoding pseudouridine synthase, with amino-acid sequence MRLQVFLARAGVASRRKAEALIQQGLVRVNGEVARLGQKVGPQDLVEVAGQRVALPERVVLALHKPKGYTTTRFDPHAAKTVYELLPDIPGLHPVGRLDRDSEGLLLLTNDGELTFRLTHPRYRVVKVYRVWTERGTLPEAVCRRLLKGVLLEDGPAQALACRPAPGGALLTLGEGRKREVRRMLKAVGYPVRRLLRVQVGPIRLGDLPPGRWRRLSPEEEKALLRQVGLE; translated from the coding sequence ATGCGGTTACAGGTCTTTCTCGCCCGGGCCGGGGTGGCGAGCCGCCGGAAGGCGGAGGCCCTGATCCAGCAAGGCCTCGTCCGGGTGAACGGGGAGGTGGCCCGGCTGGGGCAGAAGGTGGGGCCCCAGGACCTCGTGGAGGTGGCGGGCCAGCGGGTGGCCCTGCCCGAGCGGGTGGTCCTCGCCCTCCACAAGCCCAAGGGCTACACCACCACCCGCTTTGATCCCCATGCGGCAAAGACCGTGTACGAGCTCCTGCCGGACATCCCCGGCCTCCACCCCGTGGGCCGCCTGGACCGGGACTCCGAGGGGCTTCTCCTCTTGACCAACGACGGCGAACTCACCTTCCGCCTCACCCATCCCCGCTACAGGGTGGTGAAGGTTTACCGGGTCTGGACCGAAAGGGGCACCTTGCCGGAGGCCGTCTGCCGGAGGCTCCTAAAGGGGGTCCTTTTGGAGGACGGCCCCGCCCAGGCCCTCGCCTGCCGCCCCGCTCCCGGCGGCGCCCTCCTCACCCTAGGGGAAGGGCGGAAACGGGAGGTGCGCAGGATGCTCAAGGCCGTGGGGTACCCGGTGCGGCGGCTTTTAAGGGTGCAGGTGGGGCCCATCCGGCTCGGGGACCTGCCCCCGGGAAGGTGGCGGAGGCTTTCCCCGGAGGAGGAGAAGGCCCTGTTGCGCCAGGTGGGGCTAGAATAA
- a CDS encoding aldo/keto reductase: MNPLWQHPMGVGTWAWGDRLFWGYGKAYGEAELREAFRESLRAGLRLFDTAEFYGFGLSERLLGRFMAETGERPFLVTKFFPYPWRLSRKSLLKALKGSLERLGVEAVDLYLLHWPWPPVPLRVWAEALAEAHERGLARGVGVANCSVAQLEAVKGVLERHRVPLWANQVELNLLQRDWEAHLPALRREGIALMAYSPLAMGWLTGKLDPDHPPKGYRGSKYRPFLDWVRRLLPVLQGLAEAKGTSPAAIALRYLMEKGALPIPGAKNAHQAQQNAMALRISLTPEEMALLEGAS, encoded by the coding sequence ATGAACCCGCTTTGGCAACACCCCATGGGCGTGGGCACCTGGGCCTGGGGGGACCGGCTTTTCTGGGGCTACGGCAAGGCCTATGGGGAGGCCGAGCTTAGGGAGGCCTTCCGGGAAAGCCTCCGGGCGGGCCTTCGCCTTTTTGACACCGCCGAGTTCTACGGGTTCGGCCTTTCGGAAAGGCTCTTGGGCCGCTTCATGGCCGAGACGGGGGAAAGGCCCTTTCTCGTCACCAAGTTCTTCCCCTACCCCTGGCGCCTTTCAAGGAAAAGCCTCCTCAAGGCGCTTAAGGGGAGCTTGGAGCGGCTTGGGGTGGAAGCGGTGGACCTCTACCTCCTCCACTGGCCCTGGCCCCCCGTGCCCCTCAGGGTTTGGGCCGAGGCCCTGGCGGAGGCCCACGAGCGGGGCCTCGCCCGGGGGGTAGGGGTGGCCAACTGCTCCGTAGCCCAGCTGGAGGCGGTGAAGGGGGTCTTGGAGCGCCACCGGGTGCCCCTTTGGGCCAACCAGGTGGAGCTAAACCTCCTCCAACGGGACTGGGAGGCCCACCTGCCCGCCCTCCGGCGGGAGGGCATCGCCCTCATGGCCTATAGCCCCCTGGCCATGGGCTGGCTTACGGGCAAGCTGGACCCCGACCATCCCCCAAAGGGCTACCGGGGGAGCAAGTACCGCCCCTTCCTGGACTGGGTGCGCCGCCTTCTTCCCGTGCTCCAGGGGCTTGCCGAGGCCAAGGGCACAAGCCCCGCCGCCATCGCCCTCCGCTACCTGATGGAGAAAGGGGCCCTCCCCATCCCCGGGGCCAAAAACGCCCACCAGGCCCAGCAAAACGCCATGGCCTTAAGGATCTCCCTCACCCCGGAAGAGATGGCCCTTTTGGAGGGGGCATCGTAA
- a CDS encoding anthranilate synthase component I family protein: MAEAAYLKAVGRALEYIRAGDIFQVVLSLRLSSPLTVHPFALYRALRSVNPSPYMGYLDLGEVILVSASPESLLRSDGRKVVTRPIAGTRPRGKDEEEDRRLAEELLRDEKERAEHVMLLDLSRNDIGRVAAFGSVRVVEPLHVEYYSHVMHLVSTVEGVLAEGKTPLDALASVLPMGTVSGAPKIRAMEIIEELEPHRRGPYGGSFGYLAYDGALDVALTLRTFVIAHGQMHVQAGAGIVADSVPEREYQECLNKAKALLKAVEMAEEGL, translated from the coding sequence ATGGCGGAGGCGGCGTACCTCAAGGCGGTGGGGCGGGCCCTGGAGTACATCCGGGCCGGGGATATCTTCCAGGTGGTCCTCTCCCTAAGGCTTTCCTCCCCCCTCACCGTCCACCCCTTCGCCCTCTACCGGGCCTTGAGGAGCGTGAACCCGAGCCCCTACATGGGCTATCTGGACCTGGGGGAGGTCATTTTGGTCTCCGCCAGCCCCGAAAGCCTCCTGCGCTCCGATGGGCGCAAGGTGGTGACCCGGCCCATCGCCGGCACCCGGCCCCGGGGGAAGGACGAGGAGGAGGACCGGAGGCTTGCGGAGGAGCTTCTAAGGGACGAGAAGGAGCGGGCGGAGCACGTGATGCTCTTGGACCTTTCCCGGAACGACATCGGCCGGGTGGCGGCCTTCGGCAGCGTGCGGGTGGTGGAGCCTTTGCACGTGGAGTACTACTCCCACGTGATGCACCTGGTGTCCACGGTGGAAGGGGTCTTGGCGGAGGGGAAGACCCCCTTGGACGCCTTGGCCAGCGTCCTCCCCATGGGCACGGTTTCCGGGGCCCCCAAGATCAGGGCCATGGAGATCATTGAGGAGCTGGAGCCCCACCGCCGGGGGCCCTATGGGGGGAGCTTCGGCTATCTGGCCTACGATGGGGCCCTGGACGTGGCCCTCACCTTGCGCACCTTCGTCATCGCCCACGGGCAGATGCACGTGCAGGCGGGGGCGGGGATCGTGGCGGATTCCGTGCCGGAAAGGGAGTACCAGGAGTGCCTGAACAAGGCCAAGGCGCTCCTCAAGGCGGTGGAGATGGCGGAGGAGGGACTTTAG
- a CDS encoding adenylosuccinate synthase gives MPGIAIIGAQWGDEGKGKVVDALAQEADYVVRYQGGANAGHTVVAEGRVFKLNLLPSGVIHPHAVNVLGDGMVIDPFRFQEELEGLRKEGFDPKVLVSERAHLVLPHHKYVESRHNFVGTTGRGIGPAYSDRARRVGIRAGDLLDEEVLRERVRRLLYEKPNSTREAGWDTEEKALADLRRMREILKPYIADTGALLREAWRKGKRLLFEGAQATLLDLNYGTYPYVTSSHPTVGGILVGTGLPHKAITKVYGVAKAYATRVGEGPFPTEIHGALAHHLREKGGEYGTTTGRPRRVGWLDLVALRYACEVNGFDGLALTKLDVLSGLERVKVAVEYLDGARPGEARPEAVRYLELPGWGELSGVKGREDLPGSLLRYLELIEEHTGVPVVLFSTSPRREDTFGAVSWV, from the coding sequence ATGCCGGGGATCGCCATCATCGGGGCGCAGTGGGGGGACGAGGGCAAGGGCAAGGTGGTGGACGCCTTGGCCCAGGAGGCGGACTACGTGGTCCGCTACCAGGGCGGGGCCAACGCCGGGCACACCGTGGTGGCGGAGGGCCGGGTCTTCAAGCTCAACCTCCTGCCCTCGGGGGTCATCCACCCCCATGCGGTGAACGTCCTGGGGGACGGGATGGTCATAGACCCCTTCCGCTTCCAGGAAGAGCTGGAAGGCCTGCGGAAAGAGGGGTTTGACCCCAAGGTCCTGGTCTCGGAAAGGGCCCACCTGGTCCTACCCCACCACAAGTACGTGGAAAGCCGCCACAACTTCGTGGGCACCACGGGCCGGGGCATCGGCCCCGCCTACTCCGACCGGGCCAGGCGGGTGGGGATCCGGGCGGGAGACCTTCTGGACGAGGAGGTCCTGAGGGAAAGGGTGCGCCGCCTCCTCTACGAGAAGCCCAACTCCACGAGGGAGGCAGGCTGGGACACGGAGGAGAAGGCCCTGGCCGACCTGCGCCGCATGCGGGAGATCCTCAAGCCCTACATCGCCGACACCGGGGCCCTTCTCCGGGAGGCTTGGCGCAAGGGCAAGCGCCTCCTCTTTGAAGGGGCCCAGGCCACCCTCTTGGACCTGAACTACGGCACCTACCCCTACGTGACGAGCTCCCACCCCACGGTGGGGGGTATCCTGGTGGGCACCGGGCTTCCCCACAAGGCCATCACCAAGGTCTACGGGGTGGCCAAGGCCTACGCCACCCGGGTGGGGGAAGGCCCCTTTCCCACCGAGATCCACGGGGCGCTGGCCCACCACCTGCGGGAGAAGGGCGGGGAGTACGGCACCACCACGGGCAGGCCCCGCCGGGTGGGCTGGCTGGACCTGGTGGCCCTGAGGTACGCCTGCGAGGTGAACGGCTTTGACGGCCTGGCCCTCACCAAGCTGGACGTGCTCTCCGGCTTGGAGCGGGTGAAGGTGGCGGTGGAGTACCTGGATGGGGCCCGCCCCGGGGAGGCGAGGCCCGAGGCGGTGCGCTACCTGGAGCTTCCGGGCTGGGGGGAGCTTTCGGGGGTAAAGGGCCGGGAGGACCTCCCGGGAAGCCTCCTCCGCTACCTGGAGCTCATTGAGGAGCACACGGGGGTGCCCGTGGTCCTCTTCTCCACGAGCCCCCGCCGGGAGGACACCTTCGGGGCGGTGAGCTGGGTCTAG
- the hpt gene encoding hypoxanthine phosphoribosyltransferase, translating into MFAPGNGPVQISAEAIERRVKELGAQIAQDYQGKTPHLICVLNGAFIFMADLVRAIPLPLTLDFISISSYGNAYRSSGEVELIKDLRLPIHGRDVIVVEDIVDTGLTLSYLLDYLEARKPNSVRVAALLSKPSRRQVEVPIHYLGFEIEDAYVYGYGLDRAQFDRNLPFITSIRPEEE; encoded by the coding sequence ATGTTTGCGCCGGGGAACGGACCCGTGCAGATCAGCGCCGAGGCCATAGAGCGGCGGGTCAAGGAGCTAGGGGCCCAGATCGCCCAGGACTACCAGGGGAAGACCCCCCACCTCATCTGCGTGCTCAACGGGGCCTTCATCTTCATGGCCGACCTGGTGCGGGCCATTCCCCTCCCCCTCACCCTGGACTTCATCTCCATCAGCTCCTACGGCAACGCCTACCGCTCTAGCGGGGAGGTGGAGCTCATCAAGGACCTGAGGCTGCCCATTCACGGCCGGGATGTCATCGTGGTGGAGGACATCGTGGACACGGGGCTTACCCTTTCCTATCTCCTGGACTACCTCGAGGCCCGCAAGCCCAACTCCGTCCGCGTGGCCGCCCTCCTCTCCAAGCCCTCCCGCCGCCAGGTGGAGGTCCCCATCCACTACCTGGGCTTTGAGATTGAGGACGCCTACGTCTACGGCTACGGCCTGGATAGGGCCCAGTTTGACCGGAACCTGCCCTTCATCACGTCCATCCGCCCGGAGGAGGAATGA
- the truB gene encoding tRNA pseudouridine(55) synthase TruB, with amino-acid sequence MALYAVDKPLHLTSHDAVEEARKRLGTRRVGHTGTLDPLATGLLLLVSEESTKLVPFLSGEDKEYIAWVSFGATTPTLDAEGPVSEEAPVRFDRKDLESVLPSFLALREQVPPLYSAIKVGGKRAYEAAREGKPLELGPRPVRYVELELLAFDPKPIPHPIAPSAKGWRLAEKGGRKVELPKPLGDYPTAVIRLVVGPGTYVRAFARDLGEKLRTKAFLSGLVRTRIGKVGLERAVRLSELSPEKAIPEVDVLPFPVVELSHTEARRVLEGVPLPIPALGYVTLVDSRRRLLAIAEGDGFKLKIRRVFVKEA; translated from the coding sequence ATGGCCCTCTACGCGGTGGACAAGCCCCTCCACCTCACCTCGCACGATGCGGTGGAGGAGGCGAGAAAGCGCCTCGGCACCCGCCGGGTGGGGCACACCGGCACCCTGGACCCCTTGGCCACGGGGCTTTTGCTCCTCGTTTCCGAGGAGAGCACCAAACTGGTGCCCTTCCTCTCCGGGGAGGACAAGGAGTACATCGCCTGGGTGTCCTTTGGGGCCACCACGCCCACCTTGGATGCGGAAGGCCCCGTGAGCGAGGAGGCCCCGGTGCGGTTTGACCGCAAGGACCTGGAAAGCGTCCTCCCCTCCTTCTTGGCCCTGAGGGAGCAGGTGCCGCCCCTCTACTCCGCCATCAAGGTGGGGGGCAAGCGGGCCTACGAGGCGGCCCGGGAGGGGAAACCCCTGGAGCTCGGCCCAAGGCCGGTGCGCTACGTGGAGCTGGAGCTCCTCGCCTTTGACCCAAAGCCCATTCCCCACCCCATCGCCCCTTCGGCCAAGGGGTGGCGGCTTGCGGAAAAGGGCGGGCGCAAGGTGGAGCTCCCCAAGCCCCTCGGGGACTACCCCACCGCGGTCATCCGCCTGGTGGTGGGCCCGGGCACCTACGTGCGGGCCTTCGCCCGGGACCTAGGGGAAAAGCTCAGGACCAAGGCCTTCCTTTCGGGGCTCGTGCGCACCCGCATCGGCAAGGTGGGCCTGGAGCGGGCGGTGCGGCTTTCGGAGCTTTCCCCGGAAAAGGCCATCCCCGAGGTGGATGTCCTGCCCTTTCCCGTGGTGGAGCTTTCCCACACCGAGGCCAGGCGGGTCTTGGAAGGGGTGCCCCTTCCCATTCCCGCCCTGGGCTACGTGACCCTGGTAGACTCCCGCAGGCGGCTTTTGGCCATCGCAGAGGGCGACGGCTTCAAGCTGAAGATCCGACGGGTGTTCGTAAAGGAGGCGTGA
- a CDS encoding queuosine precursor transporter: MRYLDLITALFATVLLVSNVASTKLVVLGPFTFDGGTLLFPLAYIFGDVLTEVYGYRKSRRVIWIGFFALVLATLTFQGVAALPTPEDGESRRYGEAFGLLLGLTPRIVLGSLLAYFAGEFANAYVLARLKVRTEGRFFWLRALSSTLVGQGLDTGLFLLVAFYGVLPNEVLLTVFLSNYAFKVGVEALMLPVTYGVVGFLKRAEGLDAYDRDTDFNPFRLA, from the coding sequence ATGAGGTACCTGGACCTCATCACCGCCCTTTTCGCCACGGTGCTCCTCGTCTCCAACGTGGCCTCCACCAAGCTCGTGGTCCTGGGTCCCTTCACCTTTGACGGGGGGACACTGCTCTTCCCCTTGGCCTACATCTTCGGGGACGTCCTCACGGAGGTCTACGGCTACCGCAAAAGCCGGCGGGTTATCTGGATCGGGTTCTTCGCCCTGGTCCTCGCCACCCTCACCTTCCAAGGGGTGGCCGCCCTCCCCACCCCAGAGGATGGGGAAAGCCGCCGGTATGGCGAGGCCTTTGGCCTCCTCCTCGGCCTCACCCCCAGGATCGTCCTGGGAAGCCTCCTCGCCTATTTCGCCGGGGAGTTCGCCAACGCCTACGTCCTGGCCAGGCTCAAGGTGCGCACGGAGGGGCGCTTCTTTTGGCTAAGGGCCCTGAGCTCCACCCTGGTGGGCCAAGGGCTGGACACGGGGCTCTTCCTCCTCGTGGCCTTCTACGGCGTCCTCCCCAACGAGGTGCTCCTCACCGTCTTCCTCTCCAACTACGCCTTCAAGGTGGGGGTGGAGGCCCTGATGCTTCCGGTCACCTACGGCGTGGTGGGCTTCCTCAAGCGGGCCGAGGGGCTGGACGCTTACGATAGGGACACGGACTTCAACCCCTTCCGTCTGGCATGA